In Aristaeella hokkaidonensis, the following are encoded in one genomic region:
- a CDS encoding SH3 domain-containing protein, with translation MKKRLIALLLVLALLIPVGVASAATWYRVNTSSLKVRYLPDDSANVLGSYRKDYACTVSSTKDGWSYVTFSNGTEGYVLAKYITKASSYKAWVTKDDTSMRKGPDGNFSAVATLAKGTKVSVLSHGSKYDYVSAGDLGSGYIMNGLLSKKQVKASGNASTSNADSAANYTAYVFNAGYRTVNLRQSASTNSPIIAEYPTGTQVQVVYHSVEWDKVQVGGNEGWMMNRFLSTSVPAPTPVVDSAPAASSSYTAYVVSDNKKQVHVRKGNSKNYSVVFNVPYGAPVIVLSHDTKWDYIQYNGQKGYMDNSFLQLAAPGDAPAIETMDPSATPAPKQEFQPYTTTVNINDLNFHKQKGDWSSNVDGVGRLQLGDTVEVLAVSGDWAKVKYNEYTGWVHKKFLN, from the coding sequence ATGAAGAAACGTTTAATTGCACTGCTTCTGGTGCTTGCCCTGCTGATTCCGGTTGGGGTAGCTTCTGCTGCAACCTGGTACCGGGTTAACACCTCCTCTCTGAAGGTGCGTTACCTGCCGGATGACAGCGCCAATGTGCTCGGCAGTTACCGGAAGGACTATGCCTGCACCGTTTCCAGCACTAAAGACGGCTGGTCTTATGTGACTTTCTCCAACGGTACAGAAGGTTATGTCCTTGCCAAGTATATTACCAAGGCGAGTTCTTATAAGGCCTGGGTTACCAAGGATGACACCTCCATGCGCAAGGGCCCGGATGGCAACTTCTCTGCAGTCGCCACCCTTGCCAAGGGCACAAAGGTTTCCGTTCTTTCCCATGGTTCCAAATATGACTATGTCAGCGCCGGAGATCTGGGAAGCGGTTATATCATGAACGGCCTGCTCAGCAAAAAGCAGGTGAAGGCTTCCGGAAATGCATCCACCTCCAATGCTGATTCCGCTGCAAATTACACAGCGTATGTTTTCAACGCCGGCTACCGCACAGTAAACCTTCGTCAGTCCGCCAGCACCAATTCTCCCATTATTGCTGAGTATCCTACCGGAACTCAGGTACAGGTGGTTTATCACAGTGTTGAATGGGATAAGGTCCAGGTAGGCGGAAACGAAGGCTGGATGATGAATCGTTTCCTTTCCACCAGTGTTCCCGCTCCCACTCCCGTTGTAGATTCAGCTCCTGCTGCCAGCAGTTCCTACACTGCTTATGTTGTAAGCGATAATAAGAAGCAGGTTCATGTACGCAAAGGTAATTCCAAGAATTACTCCGTTGTTTTCAACGTTCCTTATGGTGCTCCCGTAATCGTACTGAGTCATGACACAAAGTGGGACTACATCCAGTATAATGGCCAGAAGGGCTACATGGACAACAGCTTCCTGCAGCTCGCCGCCCCCGGCGACGCTCCCGCCATTGAAACAATGGATCCTTCCGCCACTCCCGCTCCGAAGCAGGAATTCCAGCCCTACACCACCACCGTTAACATCAATGACCTGAACTTCCATAAGCAGAAGGGTGACTGGTCTTCCAACGTGGACGGTGTCGGCCGTCTGCAGTTGGGTGATACAGTTGAAGTCCTCGCTGTTTCAGGTGACTGGGCTAAAGTCAAGTATAACGAGTATACCGGTTGGGTTCACAAGAAGTTCCTCAACTGA
- a CDS encoding BMP family ABC transporter substrate-binding protein, which translates to MMKKIVLTVVICVIVLAAVSFLTGFWNNSPKINVTRVGFVYSEDESTPYTANFAKAQHALEEEYGDKVEVLYKSNVHSRDSEQPIRDLIREGVRIIFINLDSDIPVTLAREFPDVQFCQISMPTISLDGTTENYHTFNGEIYQARYVSGIAAGMKLRQLLDNGALLPRDALVGYVGANASAEVISGYTAFLLGVRSVAPEATMRVRYTGSWSNYAEEKEQTRELINEGCVIIAQHVNTMASAIACEEAAASGQSVYHVGYHQSMMDVAPSCALCSVRTNWAPYVIQAVKAVMKGEKIENVVEAHAHGRDMSAGFESGWVELLELNKSIAAEGTREKIDNAIENLIKGKTKVFSGNYTGVNPLNPANIIDLNAGYTENQYSSNPSFGYVLKECITVEN; encoded by the coding sequence ATGATGAAAAAAATTGTGCTGACCGTCGTCATCTGTGTGATTGTACTGGCGGCTGTGTCTTTCCTGACCGGATTCTGGAACAACTCCCCGAAGATCAATGTGACCCGCGTGGGTTTTGTCTATTCCGAAGATGAGAGTACGCCCTATACGGCAAACTTTGCCAAAGCACAACACGCACTCGAAGAGGAATACGGTGACAAAGTTGAGGTTCTCTATAAGAGCAATGTGCACAGCCGGGATTCAGAACAGCCTATACGGGATCTGATCCGGGAAGGTGTCAGGATTATCTTTATCAACCTGGATTCGGATATTCCTGTGACATTGGCCAGGGAATTCCCGGACGTACAGTTCTGCCAGATTTCCATGCCGACAATCAGCCTGGACGGCACAACAGAAAACTATCATACCTTTAACGGGGAAATATACCAGGCACGCTATGTGAGCGGCATTGCCGCCGGTATGAAGCTTCGGCAGCTTCTGGATAACGGAGCGTTGCTGCCGCGGGACGCATTGGTAGGATATGTCGGAGCGAACGCAAGTGCGGAGGTTATTTCGGGATACACGGCTTTCCTGCTGGGCGTACGCAGCGTGGCGCCTGAGGCAACAATGCGGGTTCGTTACACAGGCAGCTGGAGCAATTACGCAGAGGAAAAGGAGCAGACACGGGAGCTGATCAATGAAGGCTGTGTGATCATTGCGCAGCACGTCAATACAATGGCTTCCGCTATAGCCTGCGAAGAGGCCGCTGCATCCGGACAGAGTGTCTATCACGTGGGATACCATCAAAGTATGATGGACGTCGCACCGTCCTGTGCGCTGTGCAGTGTCCGGACAAACTGGGCGCCTTATGTAATCCAGGCGGTAAAGGCAGTCATGAAGGGCGAGAAAATTGAGAATGTTGTGGAAGCACACGCACATGGCCGGGATATGAGCGCTGGTTTTGAGAGCGGCTGGGTGGAACTGCTGGAACTGAACAAATCAATTGCAGCAGAAGGAACAAGGGAGAAGATTGACAACGCGATTGAGAACCTGATAAAAGGAAAGACAAAAGTCTTCAGCGGTAACTATACAGGCGTCAACCCCCTGAATCCGGCAAACATCATTGATCTGAACGCAGGCTATACCGAGAACCAGTATTCCTCCAATCCGTCGTTCGGATATGTGCTGAAGGAATGCATCACGGTGGAAAACTGA
- a CDS encoding HD domain-containing phosphohydrolase, protein MKNRKIFIVAFSVQILLCLFLDWGGEQLASRLNWPIWLDSVGTALAAYLMGPWCGAVIGATYNLLAYILYGNPWYYALISIIIAVFTGFAARKKYLDTLLGTLTAGAILAAITAGGAYPINLILNHGDTGSAWGNAVIGFLGEAGFPLWVGLGIAELYVEVLDKLIVLLLIFLLVRSVRIFRLWRKVRKGRGKYGYRSGLLRSIVLLVAAGLCFAGTGSAPMAAKAEDEVLSGDINYNDYVQTVYSSTNGLPCGEANDINITGDGIIWIGTYAGLYRYNGREFKWMDGFDSVRNVNCLYVDEEGRLWIGTNDNGLSIVINEQVVNVIDQSQGLPSNSVKSIVRSSDGYYYIGTTGSMQILTLNCGLKKLSTLSEVAYAEQVTADDKGNVVAVTNEGTLFLLQQGQIVSSRQLPERQTVFKSCTFDPEGYLLAATSGNEVFRFDVSKGWFDLKGTIECPGLVTIKNLHFMDNGGLFICADNGIAYVNTAGVYERINTNDFNNSIDNMLVDYQGNLWFTSSRLGLLRLAASDFRDIYSTAGMENRVTNTVVQWNGAYYIGTDKGMDAVDLKGMNQINDAVTRRFAGIRIRCMMVDAQDHLWVCTYGSGLVELEPDGTEYVYNRDNGAFGNRARVVIQLRDGTILAAGDTGLSYIRNHMIEHTIVYTEGRISSMVLTITEMQDGTILAGTDGNGLAVIENREVVRMLTRVNGLSSEVILRTVPDTKTGGVFVVTSNGLCYMNTDETIRKLDNFPYFNNYDIWIKGTDTLFVLSSAGIYTVDRNEVLSGKDEISYDLLDSRRGLNSSLTANSWTWFNEDNGELYLPCDTGVFVINTNTFSSGAKVYRLSVPTMRMDGVVHRVDRSVTQRIPRGVSRLEINPEVINYTIQDPNVGYMLEGFDTEWTVVPQNSLSTISYTNLTAGDYVFHLAVFDNNRENVIVERTYNITKEKEMYDNSWFIFYILSVPMFTVGWVTWLLVKRHERKMQEQLEMANKQIEMGKQTVIAIARTVDAKDQRTSDHSKRVAIYSAQIARAYGLDEKQCRDIEWSAQMHDIGKIGIPDAILNKPARLTDEEYATMKSHTTRGAEILKDFTLLDNVIDGAQYHHERYDGRGYPKGLKGEEIPLFARIIGVADAFDAMTANRIYRQQMDFSYVLGEMQRCRGTQFDPKFVDILLKLINDGTIDLNKIYHVPKEESDQAEREAAIAREEKERQREEAPVSPGSYAEIKTTEQGGKA, encoded by the coding sequence GTGAAGAACAGAAAAATCTTCATAGTGGCATTCAGCGTGCAGATCCTGCTGTGCCTGTTCCTGGACTGGGGAGGGGAGCAGCTGGCATCCCGCCTGAACTGGCCGATCTGGCTTGATTCAGTCGGGACGGCTCTTGCTGCCTATCTTATGGGGCCGTGGTGCGGTGCGGTAATCGGCGCAACTTATAATCTGCTGGCGTATATCCTGTACGGGAATCCCTGGTATTATGCCCTGATCAGCATCATTATTGCTGTGTTTACCGGATTTGCTGCCAGAAAGAAGTACCTGGATACGCTGCTTGGTACCCTTACAGCCGGCGCAATCCTGGCTGCGATTACTGCCGGAGGCGCTTATCCGATCAACCTGATCCTGAATCACGGAGATACGGGAAGCGCCTGGGGAAACGCTGTCATCGGCTTCCTGGGAGAAGCCGGTTTTCCGCTATGGGTAGGCCTGGGGATTGCGGAACTTTATGTGGAAGTGCTGGACAAGCTGATCGTTCTGCTGCTGATTTTCCTGCTTGTACGGTCTGTACGGATCTTCAGGCTCTGGCGGAAGGTCAGAAAGGGCAGGGGGAAATACGGATATCGCTCCGGCCTTCTTCGCAGCATTGTGCTGCTGGTTGCGGCCGGGTTATGCTTTGCGGGCACAGGATCCGCCCCAATGGCCGCAAAGGCGGAGGATGAAGTCCTGTCCGGTGACATCAATTACAACGATTATGTGCAGACTGTCTATTCAAGCACCAACGGGCTTCCATGCGGAGAAGCCAACGATATCAATATTACCGGAGACGGGATTATCTGGATCGGCACTTATGCCGGTCTGTACCGGTATAACGGGCGGGAATTCAAGTGGATGGACGGCTTTGATTCGGTCCGGAACGTCAACTGCCTGTACGTGGATGAGGAAGGTCGTCTGTGGATCGGAACCAACGATAACGGTCTGTCGATTGTAATCAATGAGCAGGTTGTCAATGTAATTGACCAGAGCCAGGGACTGCCGTCCAATTCCGTAAAGTCCATTGTCAGGAGCTCAGACGGATATTATTACATCGGAACAACCGGGAGCATGCAGATCCTGACGCTGAACTGTGGACTGAAAAAGCTGAGTACGCTTTCTGAAGTCGCCTATGCGGAACAGGTGACGGCTGATGATAAGGGGAATGTAGTAGCGGTAACGAATGAGGGAACCTTGTTTCTGCTCCAGCAGGGACAGATTGTCTCCTCCCGGCAGCTGCCGGAGAGGCAGACGGTTTTCAAAAGCTGTACATTCGATCCGGAGGGATATCTGCTGGCCGCCACTTCCGGCAATGAGGTGTTCCGGTTTGACGTCAGCAAAGGCTGGTTTGACCTGAAGGGCACCATCGAATGCCCGGGACTGGTAACAATCAAAAATCTGCATTTCATGGATAACGGCGGGCTGTTCATCTGTGCGGACAACGGAATTGCCTATGTTAATACAGCCGGTGTCTACGAACGAATCAACACCAATGATTTCAACAACTCTATTGATAACATGCTGGTGGACTATCAGGGAAACCTGTGGTTCACTTCCTCCCGGCTGGGCCTGCTGCGCCTGGCAGCATCGGATTTCCGGGATATCTATTCCACTGCGGGCATGGAGAACCGGGTGACCAATACGGTAGTGCAGTGGAACGGTGCCTATTATATCGGAACGGACAAGGGCATGGATGCAGTTGATCTGAAAGGAATGAATCAGATCAACGATGCGGTGACCAGACGTTTTGCCGGCATCCGGATCCGCTGCATGATGGTGGATGCTCAGGATCACCTGTGGGTATGTACATACGGCAGCGGACTGGTGGAACTGGAACCGGATGGCACTGAGTATGTTTATAACCGGGACAACGGAGCCTTCGGCAACCGTGCGCGCGTAGTCATTCAGCTGCGGGACGGAACGATCCTGGCGGCGGGTGATACGGGACTGAGCTATATCCGGAACCATATGATTGAACATACGATTGTATATACCGAAGGCCGCATCAGCAGTATGGTTCTGACAATCACAGAAATGCAGGATGGAACAATCCTGGCCGGGACGGACGGAAACGGTCTGGCGGTGATTGAAAACCGTGAGGTTGTCAGGATGCTGACACGGGTCAACGGACTGAGCAGCGAAGTGATTCTCCGGACAGTACCTGATACAAAGACCGGCGGCGTATTTGTGGTTACAAGTAACGGCCTGTGCTACATGAATACGGATGAAACTATCCGTAAACTGGACAACTTCCCGTATTTCAACAACTATGATATCTGGATCAAGGGAACAGACACCCTGTTCGTGCTGTCCAGCGCCGGTATTTATACGGTGGACCGGAATGAGGTACTGAGCGGTAAAGATGAAATCTCATACGACCTCCTGGATTCACGCAGGGGCCTGAACAGCAGCCTGACGGCCAACTCATGGACCTGGTTTAACGAAGATAACGGAGAACTGTATCTGCCCTGTGATACAGGCGTGTTTGTGATCAACACCAATACATTCTCCTCCGGAGCGAAGGTCTACAGGCTGAGTGTGCCGACAATGCGGATGGACGGTGTTGTTCACCGGGTGGACCGGAGTGTGACACAGCGGATTCCGCGAGGTGTGAGCCGTCTGGAAATCAATCCGGAAGTGATTAACTATACCATCCAGGATCCCAATGTGGGTTATATGCTGGAGGGCTTTGATACAGAATGGACGGTTGTGCCCCAGAATTCCCTGAGCACCATTTCCTATACAAACCTGACAGCCGGAGATTATGTATTCCATCTGGCGGTGTTTGACAATAACCGGGAAAACGTGATTGTTGAACGTACATATAATATAACCAAGGAAAAGGAAATGTACGACAACAGCTGGTTTATTTTCTATATCCTTTCCGTTCCGATGTTTACAGTGGGCTGGGTTACATGGCTGCTGGTGAAACGCCATGAACGGAAGATGCAGGAACAGCTGGAAATGGCCAACAAACAGATTGAAATGGGCAAACAAACGGTTATCGCCATTGCCCGCACGGTGGACGCCAAGGACCAGCGAACCAGTGACCACAGTAAACGGGTTGCCATTTATTCGGCGCAGATTGCCCGGGCATACGGCCTGGATGAAAAACAGTGCCGGGATATTGAATGGTCGGCCCAGATGCATGATATCGGCAAAATCGGTATACCTGACGCAATTCTGAACAAACCCGCCCGACTGACGGATGAGGAATACGCTACCATGAAGTCCCATACAACCAGGGGCGCTGAGATCCTGAAGGACTTTACGCTGCTGGACAACGTTATTGACGGTGCGCAGTATCATCATGAACGGTATGACGGGCGCGGCTATCCGAAGGGACTGAAAGGGGAGGAAATCCCTCTTTTCGCCAGGATTATCGGTGTGGCGGATGCTTTTGACGCAATGACGGCGAACCGTATCTACCGTCAGCAGATGGACTTCAGCTATGTACTGGGTGAAATGCAGCGGTGCCGGGGAACTCAGTTCGATCCGAAGTTTGTGGATATCCTGCTGAAACTGATCAATGACGGAACCATTGATCTGAATAAGATTTATCATGTCCCGAAGGAAGAAAGCGACCAGGCGGAGCGGGAAGCTGCCATTGCCCGTGAAGAGAAGGAACGGCAGCGTGAAGAGGCGCCTGTCTCTCCGGGCAGTTATGCTGAAATCAAGACGACTGAGCAGGGAGGGAAAGCATGA
- a CDS encoding ABC transporter substrate-binding protein, producing MKSRRFRKIVSLLTGVTLFFCAPFCSAAAEFYLENELNYVDGSMDISHGIPDNATGVMDRIKRKGVLRVATEPYFAPQEFIDPEKTGTDQYAGADMELARLIALRMGVELEIVPMEYTQVLPALTDNLVDLTISAIAFTPRRAAAYTMSKGYYFTESAATTAFVIREADREQYTSVEDLSDKTLIVQSSSLQEALVAKNVRNYRELRRVSSVQTVYEAVRQGKADVGIVDLETAQTYIRNNQGSGLILAEGLYYVPDEQYLGNRVVAKKGELQLIYFVNGVIDEVLNNGTYLKWIEDAQKRADELGL from the coding sequence ATGAAAAGCCGGCGCTTTCGTAAGATTGTGAGTTTGCTAACAGGGGTGACCCTGTTTTTCTGCGCGCCTTTCTGTTCCGCGGCTGCGGAGTTTTATCTGGAAAATGAGTTAAATTACGTGGACGGCTCCATGGATATCAGTCATGGTATTCCGGATAACGCTACCGGTGTGATGGACCGCATCAAACGTAAGGGCGTGCTTCGTGTGGCCACGGAGCCATATTTCGCGCCTCAGGAGTTTATTGATCCGGAAAAGACAGGAACGGATCAGTATGCCGGAGCGGATATGGAACTGGCCAGGCTGATTGCTTTACGGATGGGTGTGGAACTGGAAATTGTTCCGATGGAGTATACCCAGGTGCTGCCTGCGCTGACAGACAATCTTGTAGACCTTACGATCTCCGCCATTGCCTTTACACCCAGAAGGGCAGCGGCCTATACGATGTCCAAAGGGTACTACTTTACCGAAAGCGCGGCAACAACTGCTTTTGTGATCAGGGAAGCGGACCGGGAACAGTACACATCCGTTGAGGATTTATCAGATAAAACCCTGATCGTCCAGAGCAGTTCTCTGCAGGAAGCGCTGGTGGCAAAGAACGTCAGAAACTACCGGGAGTTACGGCGTGTTTCTTCTGTACAGACCGTGTACGAAGCAGTGAGACAGGGGAAGGCAGACGTCGGCATCGTCGATCTGGAAACCGCACAAACCTATATCCGGAACAATCAGGGATCGGGTCTCATTCTGGCAGAGGGCCTGTATTATGTACCGGATGAACAGTATCTTGGCAACCGGGTGGTTGCCAAAAAGGGTGAACTGCAGCTGATCTATTTTGTGAACGGCGTGATAGATGAGGTACTGAACAACGGAACTTATTTAAAGTGGATTGAAGACGCACAGAAACGGGCCGATGAACTGGGACTGTGA
- a CDS encoding DUF4097 family beta strand repeat-containing protein: protein MNQTVKRIVDILFQETVENDETKALHEELMNNCQEHYQDLISRGLSEDEAVAEVVESLKGMKDVIAQYPKKTAGPASFSDNEEAEEGKRFVFTGVDTLKAETTDQDITVSPSADGAVHIWCDDAEGMKAERVGNEVRITGAKKMEKIAPNFQFPEGEEISISGILNMVGKAIRNVATNIQGGAPIFIEVPDGQMKEIELNSRSGDIECSCAMARKMVVRSTSGDVTLEPVTEKTAEKLIVSTVSGDAEVHGSALEGEISSMSGSVTVDGVFETLEMKSTSGDVEFNGSVLDTTGSAISGDVSITVENTTVKNITGKSTSGDVEIYLPRGLHSVHAECSTVSGDCCSRVSDAGMNAEVKISAKSISGDVTVE, encoded by the coding sequence ATGAATCAGACAGTGAAGAGGATTGTGGACATCCTGTTCCAGGAAACCGTGGAAAATGATGAAACAAAGGCCCTGCATGAAGAACTGATGAACAACTGCCAGGAGCACTATCAGGACCTGATCAGCCGCGGACTGAGTGAGGACGAGGCGGTTGCTGAAGTGGTTGAAAGCCTGAAGGGAATGAAGGACGTCATTGCCCAGTATCCGAAAAAAACGGCCGGTCCGGCTTCCTTCTCAGACAACGAGGAGGCGGAGGAAGGCAAGCGGTTTGTGTTCACCGGCGTGGATACGCTGAAAGCGGAAACAACTGATCAGGATATCACTGTCAGCCCGTCCGCGGACGGGGCTGTGCATATCTGGTGCGATGACGCTGAAGGCATGAAGGCTGAACGGGTCGGAAACGAAGTGCGGATTACCGGAGCAAAAAAGATGGAAAAGATCGCTCCGAACTTCCAGTTTCCTGAAGGTGAGGAAATCAGCATCAGCGGTATCCTGAATATGGTGGGAAAGGCCATCCGGAATGTTGCGACCAACATCCAGGGCGGTGCTCCGATCTTTATTGAAGTACCGGACGGACAAATGAAGGAAATTGAGCTGAACAGCCGCAGCGGAGATATCGAATGCAGCTGCGCTATGGCCCGGAAGATGGTGGTCCGTTCCACCAGCGGCGATGTGACGCTGGAACCGGTTACCGAAAAAACAGCGGAGAAGCTGATTGTCAGCACTGTCAGCGGCGATGCCGAGGTTCACGGCTCCGCGCTGGAAGGCGAGATCAGCAGCATGAGCGGAAGTGTGACCGTGGACGGCGTGTTCGAGACGCTTGAAATGAAGAGCACGAGCGGCGACGTGGAATTCAACGGCTCCGTGCTGGACACAACGGGTTCCGCCATCAGCGGAGACGTAAGCATTACGGTAGAAAATACGACGGTGAAGAATATCACAGGAAAGAGCACAAGCGGCGACGTGGAGATTTATCTGCCCCGCGGCCTGCACAGCGTGCACGCGGAGTGTTCCACCGTGAGCGGAGACTGCTGCTCCAGGGTTTCTGACGCCGGAATGAATGCAGAAGTGAAGATTTCCGCAAAGAGTATCAGCGGCGATGTAACTGTAGAATAA
- a CDS encoding PadR family transcriptional regulator, which translates to MTISADLLRGYTDTIIMQQLTDTDGYGYGISRTIAEKSEGMVQLKEATLYTAFRRMEENGYIRSYWGDEATGARRRYYSLTDPGRAKLAEEKDAWEETRRVMDTLLG; encoded by the coding sequence ATGACAATTTCAGCAGATCTGCTGCGTGGATATACTGATACAATCATCATGCAGCAGCTGACAGACACAGACGGATACGGCTATGGTATCAGCCGCACCATCGCGGAAAAGAGTGAAGGTATGGTGCAACTGAAGGAAGCAACATTGTATACTGCTTTCCGCAGAATGGAAGAAAACGGATATATCCGTTCCTACTGGGGAGACGAGGCTACCGGTGCCAGACGGCGCTATTACAGCCTGACGGATCCAGGAAGAGCCAAGCTCGCGGAAGAAAAAGACGCATGGGAAGAAACCCGGCGGGTAATGGACACATTATTGGGATAA
- a CDS encoding adenine phosphoribosyltransferase gives MSKKLEEYVVTIPDFPEPGIMFRDITSVIQDPDGLKLAVDGLANLVKDTDFDLIVGPESRGFIFGVPVAYLTGKGFIPVRKKGKLPRETVSQKYDLEYGQAEVEIHVDAIKPGQKVVIVDDLIATGGSAEAAVKLVEQLGGKVVKMIFVMELAGLKGREKLKDYDVESLIVYEGK, from the coding sequence ATGAGCAAGAAACTGGAAGAATATGTGGTGACGATCCCCGATTTCCCCGAACCCGGGATTATGTTCAGGGACATTACTTCCGTAATTCAGGATCCGGACGGACTGAAGCTTGCTGTGGACGGCCTGGCAAACCTTGTTAAGGATACGGACTTTGACCTGATTGTGGGACCGGAATCCCGCGGATTTATCTTTGGTGTGCCGGTAGCATATCTGACCGGGAAAGGATTTATTCCGGTTCGGAAAAAGGGCAAACTGCCCCGTGAAACAGTGAGCCAGAAATATGACCTGGAGTACGGCCAGGCTGAGGTTGAAATCCATGTGGATGCGATCAAGCCCGGTCAGAAGGTCGTCATTGTGGATGACCTGATTGCTACAGGCGGCAGTGCGGAAGCAGCTGTCAAACTGGTAGAACAGCTGGGCGGCAAGGTTGTGAAAATGATCTTTGTGATGGAACTGGCAGGCCTGAAAGGCCGCGAGAAGCTGAAAGATTATGACGTGGAATCCCTGATTGTGTACGAAGGGAAATAA
- a CDS encoding alpha/beta fold hydrolase yields MSYLEKTIASKDGYPLALRIYEADTPKAVVKCIHGMEEYQDRYMSFAEYLQEAGYTVVTANLRGHGPDAPKLSHIADREGHQRLLEDEEAILNDIHAQWPGVPVILFGHSMGTIIARVFLQKFSREFHKAVLSGYPNPNGAAGAGIVLTDLIASFKGADGYSKVVDGMVLGPFSKAVPDAKTPQDWLSVNPDNVRRYIEDPLCGARFTLGSYNALFHLIRMMDSPELYEDVWKELPILMISGKDDPCTGGEKGRADSENRLRRAGFRELEIVTLEGMRHEILNEKNRKEVYRRILEFMDKE; encoded by the coding sequence GTGAGCTATCTGGAAAAAACGATTGCCTCAAAAGACGGTTACCCGCTTGCCCTGCGAATTTATGAAGCCGATACACCTAAAGCTGTGGTAAAATGTATTCACGGCATGGAGGAGTACCAGGACCGGTACATGTCCTTTGCGGAGTATCTCCAGGAAGCCGGGTATACGGTGGTGACCGCAAACCTGCGGGGCCATGGCCCGGACGCTCCGAAGCTGTCCCATATAGCGGACCGGGAAGGCCACCAGCGCCTGCTGGAGGACGAAGAAGCGATCCTGAATGATATTCACGCACAATGGCCCGGTGTACCGGTGATTCTGTTCGGCCATTCGATGGGAACAATCATTGCCCGGGTGTTCCTGCAAAAGTTCAGCCGGGAGTTCCACAAAGCTGTACTTTCCGGATATCCCAATCCTAACGGAGCGGCAGGGGCCGGCATTGTGCTGACAGATCTGATTGCTTCCTTTAAGGGTGCGGACGGGTATTCCAAAGTGGTGGACGGTATGGTACTGGGGCCGTTTTCAAAGGCTGTACCGGACGCAAAGACCCCGCAGGACTGGCTCTCTGTGAATCCGGATAATGTACGCCGCTATATTGAGGATCCGCTCTGTGGTGCGCGTTTTACCCTGGGAAGCTATAACGCACTGTTCCATCTGATCCGGATGATGGACAGTCCGGAACTGTATGAGGACGTCTGGAAAGAACTGCCGATCCTGATGATCTCCGGGAAGGATGATCCATGCACCGGAGGCGAAAAGGGGCGCGCAGATTCAGAAAACCGTTTGCGGAGAGCCGGATTCCGGGAACTGGAAATTGTTACCCTGGAAGGTATGCGGCATGAAATCCTGAATGAAAAAAACCGGAAAGAGGTTTACCGCAGGATTCTGGAATTTATGGATAAAGAATAA